The genomic segment TGTAAAGCATTCAGATTGGCATTCAAGAAGTTACTAAAGAAGTCTGCTTCTGATGATATACTGGTGAGCAACCTGTTCTCTATATCAGTTTTTTGTTAATTCATCTGCCTTAGTATTATATATTTTAACATCAGGCTGGTAATTCCATGTTTCAAAGGAAAACATAATTGGTCAGCTTCTTGTTAGTTagttaccttttctttctttttttttttttttaaaaaaacttataAAAATACAATTCTCCCCTCAAATATGAATACTAGATTGGAGTTTTACAAAGCTCCTTATTGATTTGAACCGATGGGTTACGCCTTACCATGGCGTCACTCTAGCACTGAGTTAAAAGGgtcttttttatttacttttggGATTATTCACTATGTGGATAAAATAGCTGTatgtaaataaaatataaacattatatatatgCGTAAGTACGTGCAGTAGATACATAGCGTCTAGTGGCTCATTTTTGAATAATAAAATGGATTTACCTAGGATATAAGTTTCAGGGCttcaaaatatcttttttgttttgttttctaaaGATATGGATTTGGTGTCGGGATATTAATCTTGTATGAGTGTTTGGATTTGGTTTTGGGACAAAACAAAGCGTGTTTGGaggagaaaacaagacaaaaaatCGAacattttgtttcttctttctcaaaaaataaatattgtttCCAAAGATAAACAGAGCGTTTCTACACCTTTTTCAAATAGAACACTAGTAAGCTGGATTCTAATGAACTTATAGGTTAAAAAAGCTAATACTAACAGCGGATGGTAAATATGCGGGTTTGATGAACTTAACCTGCAGGGTCCTGTCTTATCAGCACACAAGAAGCTTGTAGCAGGGAAGCTTGCTGAAGAAGATGTAGAACGGAAGGTTAAGGGGGAGGCAAAAAAGGAGAAACACTTGGTAATTCTATATGGTCTCATTTAATTGCTAAGTTTCTTGAATAATTTATGTCCCTTTTTTTAGTGTATTAATTGGTCTTATTCTAAACTTTGACATCTGTGCAAAAGATAAGAGAAAAGGGACATGTGAAACCTGCAAATTTTTTGAACTCCCATGAAAAGTCTCTAATAGGAGTTGCAACAAAGGGAGGTAATAAactttatctttttgttttggattttataatatatttacAAATGTATTAATAAGCTGTCTATCCGACCTTCTAACTAAGttggtttcttttttttctctatggGCATTGTGGGACTATCAGTTGTCAAGTTATTCAATGCTGTAAGACAGTACACATTTCAAACTTGATGCTTCTGTTTTATAAAAAGTTTTCTGCTACTTTCAGCTAGCTCAAATTTATTTGTGCATGTGATACAGGTTAACAAagcacaacatgctcaaaaagGCTTAAATCCCTCAAGGTCAAAAGATGAGAAAGGTAAGGGCAGAATACCGACGCATGGATTATATGATTGgttctatattttctttataaaaaatgaTTGTTTTCCAATTTTGGATTGATTGCTATAGTTCCTCTTTCAGTAAATCCCGTACAATCTACAAGGTAGGAGGAAGGGAAATATTATTCTGACAGATTTGATTTGTCTTTGTGTGCGTTGACCTCTAATCACCCTCTGTGTCTTCCTCCATTAGAGAAGTTTAAAATTTTCCTTGCTAAGTTGGTTATAGTTGAATTCGAGTTGTATTTTTCCTGGAGAAAATGTTTGCTCTTTCCCATTAATCAAGTGTCAGGAGTTCATGGTTTACCAGGAATACTAGGGTGTGAAGTTGGTTCTCTCCCTTCAAATTATTTTGGGTTACTTATGGGGTGAAAAATAAATCACTGGTGATATGGAATGGAGTTTTAGAAAGATGTGAGAAAAGATTGGCTTAGATGAAAAAACCAATACCCATCACTTGGGGGAGAGTAATTTAGGTAAACAGTGTTTTTGATTCTTTACCAACAGACATGATGTTCTTATTTCCTTTGCCTTCAAAAGTTGAGAAAAGTCTACACTGCATTGAGAAGAAATTTTGTATCGCAAGGCAACAAAGAAAATAGATGTTTCCATTTGTTTAATTGGAAGACTCACCAACAAGAAGTAAGAAGGGGCTTAGTGGTAGAAATCTAAAACACCAAAATAGGAGCCTCCTTATAAAGTAGTTATGGAGGTTAAGTATGGTAGCATGCTTTATGGAGGGATGTAGCTGGAGAAAAATATGGCAATGACGGACAATGGATTTCATCAACTTTATGTTCACCTAATGGGATGAGTGTTTGGGAATCTATCAGGACTTTTGGCCTGTTTTTGTTAACAATGTAGAATGGGAGGAAGACATCATTCTAGAATGATAATTGAACTTGACGTGGACCACTTAAACACTTATTTCCTGATATCGTCAACCTCATTTTGCTACCTGATGCAACAGTAGGGGATACTTGGAGCAAATAAGGTTGGAATATGAAGTTTAGATTTGTGAGGTTACTGATCTACTCTTGCAGTTTTCTCTAAGCATGAAAGGTGTAAAGTGGACCATGCCTAAGACAATTGTAAATGTGGCTACTAGCACAGGCTTTGTGCTAAACATTTAGAAGACTGTTGcccttttccaaaaaaaataactgAGAACCCCGTACATGCCTTTTTACTGTTCACTGATAGAAGTAAGAATGATTAACTACAAATTTTCATCTTTAAAATTGCAATTGATATCAAATTTTTGATAATTCAATTGGGAATTATTTGGAAAAAATGAACCTTAAGAGTTGTTATTCTGTATCCAGTACAATAACTTATATTTTCTGATGTATAGCAATTAAGAAGCGACGTAGAGAAGTCTTTTTCTCCGAATTGGGCAAGACACCATCAAAGgtcaactctctctctctctctctctctctcagtTAAGCATTGCGatcatttgggaaaatttctcTCATTATTTTGTAACATCTTTTCATTTAGTTATCTTctccattattattttttggagTAGGGTGGGGGAAGCCAACGAGCCAAATGGCTAgtatcagaaaaaaaaaaaagaaaaaaaataaaaaaaaaaaaaaaaaaaagaattttcatgCTGTATCTAGTTgggtctttatttattttttatatttcccTTATTACATTTGCTTCAGTCTGGATGAGTTGCTCATATGTTCATTGAATAATGTGATATATTGGTGGTGCTTCACTACAGTTACCAATTGGGTGGCTCAGTTAGTTGAGCATGGGACTTCCACAATGGAGGTCTTAGGTTTGAAACCCCCTATTTATGACAgtaggggatttgccttctgagTCGAGCTTGTcacacggggcttgcctagtgcgggttatctctcttGTGTGGTTTGCGGGCTATTGCATAGGAGCGGGGTTTACGCTGTGCGCACCCAAAGGGTAGCGGTTGCGGATTcccttgttttgaaaaaaaaataaaaattaacaattattttttgatagaAGGAAGAAACAACTTGAACATTTGGGACTTGATATATTCCAAGCGCTTATACAAGAAAAAATTCATGATTCACCTATGTAGCTTAATTTCATGCAGGCCGGTGCATCCAATTCTTCAAAAGATGAAGGTCCCTCATGGGCTCCTCTACGTGATAATTACATGCTGACAAATCCCAAGTTAAAGGACTGGGATAAAAACTCGGTTAGGATAACTTAACTCCTAATCTCTGAATTTACGTGTCTCTAAAGTTAAAGAGGTGGTAGGATATTCTCCGTCATTGCAAATGATCAATGTCATGTGATGTTCATGCAGGACACAACTGTTGCAGACGACGTGAAGATGTCAGCTGATTCAGATTCATCTGATGATGAATAAGTTCACTCAAATTTTGATGTTCAATCTATCTGCTTCAAGCATATTGGGATGCCCAACACACAGAGAATCATATCTTCATTGCAGGAAAGTGGATGTCTAGGCATAGTCAAATTAATGCTGGAGCAACTTTCTGACTGTACAGAGATAATCCTGTTGTTAGCTGATGCTATTTTATTAAAGAGAAAGCTTTATAAACTGGCTACTGCAATCCTCGTTAAGATAtgagttttgattatttttgtgTTCTCTTCATTTGTTATCCATTTTTCCTTCTAGAGGGGATACTGACACAAGGTTTATTTAGCACAGTGAAATCACTTAGCATAGCATTGCCTTCTGTTGTCAAGATAGTTTCACCAAAGATATTTTAGCTTTAAAAAGTTGGGATACAACTGGCTCAGTTCAATGAAATATCACTTAGCAAGTTTGCATATCGTCTTCTCTTGTCATCGTCTTCTCTTGTCAATAATTATACAGTGTTCAGATTTAACATCTTAATAATCAAGCATTATGATATGTATTCATTTAGTAGTAGGGCTTAAGAGTGTTTACTGTTAAAAGTTTAGTCAACTTgcttatattctttttttccccttgtGCATTTCTTTGTTTCACCAAACATGAAATCTAGCTTCTTAAACATTCTCCTAAAGTATCGACTCAAACTGATCTCGGCGTCCAAAATGTATTTAAATCCAAGTTAAACATTCTTTATCTACTTTTCTTTAGGTCCAACAGTGCTTCTTGGAATCTTGAAAAGAGACTAAACTGTTCAAAATTTTCAACTCTAGTGAATAAATAAGATGCATGAAATTTTAAATCCGTACCACATTTGACCAGCTAAATTTTCAAGGCAAGTCCATCATAATATTTAAGAGAGAATAAGAAGGTTGTAGATATTCAACTGTGATGATCAGAATAATGTTTTCCACAATATGAACTGTATTCCCACATATGCCAACACATTTTataggaaaataaataaaaaaattacaaagcaATGTACATCTGTCATCTTGAGTATCTCTAATCTTCGACTCACAGGCCATAATAATAtgagataagggtcaaaaacgCACCTCAAGTATCACGTTTGTTTGAGTTCCTCACACGTATCGGTGTGAGGTTTCCtgcctaaactatcaccaactagtgCAAACACAACCATTGCTCGGTTGTTCACTTTTCCTACTTCAAATTTGAGGTAGGAAAAGTGAACAACCGATAGTTGAGTGTGTTTTTCTTagtggtgatagtttaggtaggaaactctcacacctgatagttcaggtaggaaattCAAAAAAACATGATACTTGAGGTGTGTTGTTGACCCTTCCAACTCTAATAATATACATGACAGTAATACATACCAGACAAGGAATCTCAGTCCTTAAAACCTAAAGGACAGATGAACTAGTGGGGACTTAGAATGTGTTGCTTACTGTACCTCTTTATTTTCTAAACACTGGCTATAATATACATGACAGTATTACATAACAACCAAGGGATCTCAATCCTCAGACCTAAAGGACAGATGAATTTGTGGGGACTTAAAATTGTGTTAAATCCACTCAGTTAGAGTGTAAGAACAGAAGCGAGCTAGATGAAACCCAGTGATATCGACATGCAACATCAATACAATTGAGAAAGCAAATCTTGATTGGTTTCTGGAAAGAACGCTGACCACGTTGTCTACAAAATAACCAAGCTCTTTCTCTGCAGCACTCTTAATTCGGTCGACACAAAGAATGCacatccactttttttttttttttttttttttttttttgcttttttagaTGATGAAGCTGGACCTGAAGAGGAGCAGCAGGAGAGAAATGTGCTTAGACCTGAAGAGGAGCAGCAGGAGAGAAATCTGCTTAGTCATGGGTAACATTGTAATCCCCAGAGAAAAAACCTATTCTTTGTCATTGCAACAATAAATACAGCATCCTTTCATCCATTTGCTTGAAATCTCAACCAAATATTCCCTATTTAAATGGACTGTTTTTACGGGCAAATGTTTTATGATCAATAGCTTCTGGTCTGGCTCAGTGGATCATAGTCATAAGCATCACCAGCCTTGACAAATCGTCCCTTCACACGCCTTCTCACATCTGCTCTTGCTTTGCGAGAAACATATCTAACTCGCTTCTCAAATCTATAAAAAGGAAAGTCATAAACGAGGTTAAAAGAGAACAAGTAAAAAGCCTACAACCCATGAAATCTTTTAGAACCATGGTTTACATAACCCACATTGCCAAGACATTTCAATCAGttttaaaatgaggaaaatgacttccctagaggaagtaaggaaaacaagttccacaagtgGCATCCCTTGATTGTGTTCTCCCCACCCTCCAATacacctcatcttcaccccatccacaccacccccacccatacccccacccccacccataCCCCCACCCCCACGTCCCATAGTATTggtctagattatatacaaatgcttttAGGATGATATCTTTTGCTAACGTACTggacacaagaaaataagtaagaaaccacTTATTTTCCTGAAATACAGTTTCCAACAAAACACTTTCCTTCATAGCGAACACACCCTACAAGAAAACTTACTGGCGtgtcttcttcttttccatGTAGCGCAATACAGCATTGGTCCTGCTTGTCGATGGAATTGAACTTTCTGGACATGGCGGGCCCCATGGTGGCTCTCCCATGAGAAACATTGAGGAGGCTCCACAATCTTGATAATCTCCAGCGCTGTTCTCTCCAGTAAGGTTTGAAAACGAGAGGCTCGACTGTTGCCTTGCAAAGCAAAGGGTAGGAGGTTCTGTTTTACAGCTCATCATGGATTCTGCTGATGCTGCATTGCTACAAGTTGGCTGCACCACATTTACCCTTCCCACTGCTGATCCCTGGTAAACAAAGAAAcatttaggggtcgtttggtagagtGTATTAGGTAGAATAATGCTTGTATTAAATTTTAGGACAATGTTTGGTCACAAATTTAAGTCTAGTACAACTAATACCAATATTACTTACACACTctattcagtactattcttaAACACAGTAAAACATGGCATTAACAATATCAGTATTATTCTTATACTTATTCAgtattatttagaaattatgcaatgcatgttatttttaatacaacaaaccaaataGTCGATAAGAAATAATGTGAGCATAACTAATCCCAACATAACTTGTCTtcgaaccaaacgaccccttaagtTCATCCATGTCTCGAAACAATTACATAGACATTATATCCCGTAGATTCTCTACTTTTTGGTATACTTCTCTTACGAGAGCTTTCCCATTAGCAATATGATAACATAGACTTTCACCATAAAAGACCAAAGTATAATCAAACTCGAATAAGAAGCACTAGAAGACAAGAAAACAAACACACAAATATAAAACTGTCACAAAAGGAGAGATCATGCAGAGTTATAAAAGAGAGAATTGATATTCTGAAATACAGGAAAttccaaatattaaatttttggtATCTTTTATTAGACATTACGAGCCGAACAAAGCAGGTTATACTATTGGCAAGTAAAACAGATATCACCCAGCAGCAAAGGAATGGAATAGCTATGTTTTAGAGGTACTTGTACCAATTAAGTAATTagaaacacaaacaaaacattccGTAGCACAGCACTCCAGACAACATTAGCACCATAACAGAGCCACTTAATGAAGTCTAGATGAAAGATGCACATCTGAATATTTGTGCTTAGAAAGTTCATTTTAACTCTTAAGGAAGCTCCAACAAATTGATTTCTTCATGATGGATAACCAATCTGAACATGGATGTCAGGAACTATCTCATACTAAAATGCACGAGTATCGCTGCTTAGGAAATTCATTTTAACTTTTAAGAAAGTCCTGACTAattgatttatatttttaatgatGGATAACCCAATGTGAACCTAGAAGTTAACTATTTCATATTCCATATAAATATCAATGTGAACCTAGAAGTTAACTATTTCATACTCCATGTAAGTATCAAACAGGAGCAGACCTAGGCAAGCTTGCTGTGACAACATACAtagaaactttaaaacaaatgcAAGGAATCATATTACtccacttttatttttatttggtaaTGCTGATGACATGAGTTGCACTTAAATGGAGAAACATGGTCAGTAAGGATTCATAGAGCCGacccaacttgtttgggattgaggcCTAGTTGTCTTTTATTTAGATTATGAATCACTTTAACTGAGAAGAGCATAAGTTTCACATAAAGACTAAAACGAGATTGATGTGCCACAAAATTTCCGTCACTGTCAGCTTGGTAACGCTtcgaaactttaaaaaaaaaatatcaggaaGAGGTTAAGAATCACTTGCTCTCCTAGAGTTGTATGTGCACATTTTTTACTCTGTTCAACATCCGATCATGAAAGTTGGAACTACTATAATCATTGCAAGCAGAAATTTTATGGTAATTGATTTGACAAATATCAAAGATTGAAAGTTGACCAATTTAAGATGTTCCTATACCTATGAATCCTTTCAATGCACCTTTACAAAATAGTCAATCTTACGATTTATTGACAAGCTAACTTCCAAATTCCAATCCCTACCCCAACcagtatatatttttgtatatacaagcaaacacacacacacacacacacatatgcatagacgtgtgtgtgtatgaacaAGGCAAGTACATCACAGTTCACATGTTGTACAATgatctcaaaatatatatacaagtgttTTAGTGGCATACAAAATCTACTAGCCAAGAGGCCCAAGACCATTACAACATCTAGAAGATCAACTGtttacaacaacatcaacatacccagtgtaatcccacaagtggggtctggggagggtagagtgtacgcagaccttatccctacctcGTAGAGATAGAGAGGTTGTATCTGAATTAACTGTTTAAAACATGTTAATGAATTTGTTAACAAGAATTTCAAGAAATGCATCCATTACTGCATTTGATATCTCTTAAattttagtaagaaaaacagaaacGTGATACAAAACCTACAAGATCAAAGTACAGAAATCAAGTGGTCCATGTGCCCGCCATCAGTCATCAAACTGGAGGAAATAACATCACTGCTTATACAAAATAATGCACTTTTCGAGTATTTTAAACCAGATGATCTATGAATTGGTAGCAGTCACAGGCCTTGCAGTATTAATGTTTACAGAAACCATGCTGATGAGACacagtatatatttttttttctgaaaatgttGGTTCATCTGTTAAACCATCACGATTCCTACTAGGTTTTCTGAGTCAATAACCTCTCCACATGCATTAGATAGTTCAACAAAGGTTATGGAATTGAATAGATCCCTCTGTCATTTGTAATGGTACTAGTGATGTCAGACGAACGCATGAGTCAAGTTGGATGATTCATTGTGTTGCAAATACCACTTTAAGTAACAAGTGACAGCTAGAGGAGTTGGGAAAAGAACTCAAATCGAAAttcacatatatcatatgataAACCTACTCTGGTTACCAAGCATTCAGTAAGCATCAAATGTATCTCATCTATATCAAGGTAAGTAGACCTTGCTGTAAGAATATTGCAGCATTAAAAAAAGACAGGACCTTCTCTCACCAACCTATTTCTTGAAGCTGATGAAATTTTTATGCTTCTCAATATAATGTATACAGTAATGAAAAATGCTAGTTCTACCATATTAAATTTGCTCAGATTATGCACAACAATAGTCACAAAAACTGAGTTAAAACGGGGAAgaaaatacataataaagcaACTTAGAGGAGACCAAGCAACTTAGGGGAAGTAGTAAAACTCCAAAAATTAGGACCAAGTGTAGACAAGAGGGTATGCACCACACAATACAATagaacattacattcatttaaTGAGCATCTTTCCcttatcaagaaaaataaaaaaaaaataatactatcTAGTTCATAACTAAAGAGCAAGAAAACATCTAGAACAAACAATTTTATTGTACTTGGTCAACCTAAGAGTAATAATGATCGCATACCTCACTCGTCAAAAAACTAATAGTCCGTGAAATGTTTATTTTAGGTTTGGCGAAAAGAAGTAGATGATGTTTACACAATGCAGTAAT from the Lycium ferocissimum isolate CSIRO_LF1 chromosome 11, AGI_CSIRO_Lferr_CH_V1, whole genome shotgun sequence genome contains:
- the LOC132036437 gene encoding uncharacterized protein LOC132036437 isoform X1; amino-acid sequence: MAEELQSVRGGGNMLRKRKMGHNKKGGKGKKKQKGVPFNEKRVKIDNKMKKLFEKRARDYNSDNDDDDNNDAEPALVNRAKSTSYGKEKPKSYGKEQHTSYGKEKHTPYSKEKRASYGKVEDDFEEEWADDGEEDGDEEIEISEDEDGEIQPGITKFIDGCKAFRLAFKKLLKKSASDDILGPVLSAHKKLVAGKLAEEDVERKVKGEAKKEKHLIREKGHVKPANFLNSHEKSLIGVATKGVVKLFNAVNKAQHAQKGLNPSRSKDEKAIKKRRREVFFSELGKTPSKAGASNSSKDEGPSWAPLRDNYMLTNPKLKDWDKNSDTTVADDVKMSADSDSSDDE
- the LOC132036437 gene encoding uncharacterized protein LOC132036437 isoform X2, with the protein product MAEELQSVRGGGNMLRKRKMGHNKKGGKGKKKQKGVPFNEKRVKIDNKMKKLFEKRARDYNSDNDDDDNNDAEPALVNRAKSTSYGKEKPKSYGKEQHTSYGKEKHTPYSKEKRASYGKVEDDFEEEWADDGEEDGDEEIEISEDEDGEIQPGITKFIDGCKAFRLAFKKLLKKSASDDILGPVLSAHKKLVAGKLAEEDVERKVKGEAKKEKHLIREKGHVKPANFLNSHEKSLIGVATKGGNKLYLFVNKAQHAQKGLNPSRSKDEKAIKKRRREVFFSELGKTPSKAGASNSSKDEGPSWAPLRDNYMLTNPKLKDWDKNSDTTVADDVKMSADSDSSDDE